Proteins co-encoded in one Streptomyces sp. JH34 genomic window:
- a CDS encoding VOC family protein codes for MAVQRMDNVGIVVEDMDAAIAFFVELGMELEGRAEVEGLFADQCTGLDGVHCDIAMVRTPDGHSRLELAKYRSPAALRTGPRNQPHNILGTHRVMFAVDDLEDTVARLRPHGGELVGEIARFEDSYLLCYVRGPEGIIVGLAEQLD; via the coding sequence ATGGCGGTTCAGCGGATGGACAACGTCGGCATCGTCGTGGAGGACATGGATGCCGCCATCGCGTTCTTCGTGGAACTCGGTATGGAGCTGGAGGGCAGGGCGGAGGTCGAGGGCCTCTTCGCCGATCAGTGCACCGGGCTCGACGGCGTCCACTGTGACATCGCGATGGTCCGGACCCCGGACGGTCACAGCCGGCTCGAGCTGGCGAAGTACCGCAGCCCCGCCGCGCTCCGTACCGGGCCGCGCAACCAGCCCCACAACATTCTGGGCACGCACCGTGTCATGTTCGCCGTCGACGACCTGGAGGACACCGTTGCCCGACTACGCCCTCACGGCGGCGAACTCGTCGGCGAGATCGCCCGGTTCGAGGACAGCTATCTGCTCTGCTACGTCCGCGGTCCGGAGGGGATCATCGTCGGACTGGCCGAGCAACTGGACTGA